A section of the Salinigranum marinum genome encodes:
- a CDS encoding methyltransferase domain-containing protein produces the protein MSQHQAQTVEKTTDRIYQLLLCPSCGGDLVLERFDQSNGVFRCAESCGTVWPFIDDIPRFVDIDFLEDSESFKMYLHRFASELESIDPDFLHNTDRSIDEGDSEIEKDTNTYFGHAWSEASEWGWIDESEVPESEELRYKGGTIQATESAWESKALMCEDDIGPGSLVLDAGCGNGRFSEMAAQSGASVISVDLGTETVETASENLEQRDNVFVVQGNLFELPFKRGVFDAAFSIGVLHHTGDARAAFDSVSKHVSDDGIFSVTVYHKLNPVWMKINDALRSYTTDLSIESGERFAEGMASLARVAHRIHPHVLHGLNLLFRLQPTRTHMFDWYSAPTASFHTYSEVERWFIENGFSITNTNKTAEYDDRLVLEPWAATVKGTKSDSTGTGGFFPYFG, from the coding sequence ATGAGTCAACACCAAGCACAAACTGTCGAGAAGACTACCGACAGAATTTATCAACTATTGCTGTGCCCATCGTGTGGCGGCGACCTCGTTTTGGAGCGATTTGACCAGTCGAATGGTGTTTTCAGGTGTGCCGAGTCTTGCGGAACGGTGTGGCCCTTCATCGACGACATCCCAAGATTCGTTGATATCGATTTTCTCGAGGATTCGGAGTCATTTAAGATGTATTTACACCGGTTTGCATCTGAGTTGGAGTCCATCGACCCTGACTTTCTCCACAACACGGATCGGTCGATCGACGAGGGGGACAGCGAGATTGAGAAGGACACAAACACATATTTCGGCCATGCTTGGTCTGAGGCATCGGAATGGGGATGGATCGACGAGTCGGAAGTCCCGGAATCCGAGGAACTCCGATATAAGGGCGGTACAATCCAGGCGACGGAGTCGGCGTGGGAGTCGAAAGCCCTGATGTGTGAGGATGATATCGGCCCTGGTTCTCTCGTGCTCGACGCCGGTTGCGGTAACGGGCGGTTCTCTGAGATGGCTGCTCAAAGCGGCGCATCGGTCATCTCAGTCGACCTCGGGACGGAAACGGTCGAGACCGCTTCAGAGAATCTTGAACAGCGAGACAACGTGTTCGTCGTTCAGGGCAACTTATTCGAGCTCCCGTTCAAACGTGGTGTCTTTGATGCAGCCTTCTCCATCGGAGTTCTCCACCACACGGGAGACGCACGTGCAGCCTTCGATTCTGTCTCAAAACATGTTTCTGATGACGGTATCTTCTCCGTGACGGTGTATCACAAACTGAATCCAGTCTGGATGAAAATCAACGATGCACTGCGGAGTTACACGACAGATCTCTCGATCGAGTCCGGGGAGCGGTTCGCAGAAGGCATGGCGAGCCTTGCACGAGTCGCCCACCGAATCCATCCGCACGTCCTACACGGGCTCAACCTGCTCTTTCGGCTGCAACCCACGCGAACACACATGTTCGATTGGTACTCCGCACCGACAGCTTCGTTCCACACGTATTCCGAGGTCGAACGCTGGTTCATCGAAAATGGATTCAGCATCACAAATACCAACAAAACGGCCGAATACGATGATCGTCTCGTCTTAGAACCGTGGGCGGCGACTGTCAAGGGCACGAAGTCCGATTCTACTGGCACTGGCGGTTTCTTCCCTTATTTCGGCTGA
- a CDS encoding AI-2E family transporter has translation MLLQPFLQYVLGAVLLAYVLYPLQIRLEAYVSPMVAALSLVVLAVAGLVAPFVVVLATVVDNAERILEDFDTDPVQIEVIESRLKELTGQEVDIAGELVSSGRETGTIVFERSTQAFGTITFHLIGIALALFLVYYLLKDGDDLVDWLHRTVPLPMDSQRDLYTEINDVIWGVLFGHVFVAIVQGVVAGVGLVVTGVPNALFWTAVMIVLAMVPLVGAIPVWGGAVVYLYLTNEPLLAVGLFVYSVIVVGLTDDYLRPFAVDRYAKLNPAVILLGILGGAYAFGIMGLFFGPVVLGALKAALRVGLDNWSQIDEENVG, from the coding sequence ATGCTGCTCCAGCCGTTTCTCCAGTACGTCCTCGGTGCCGTCCTCCTCGCCTACGTGCTCTATCCGCTGCAGATCCGCCTCGAAGCGTACGTATCGCCGATGGTAGCCGCGCTCTCACTCGTGGTCCTGGCAGTTGCCGGACTCGTCGCACCGTTCGTAGTCGTTCTCGCGACCGTTGTGGATAATGCCGAACGGATCCTCGAGGACTTCGACACTGACCCAGTGCAGATCGAGGTGATCGAATCCCGGCTCAAGGAACTCACCGGACAAGAGGTCGATATCGCAGGCGAACTCGTCAGCTCAGGGCGGGAAACCGGGACGATCGTATTCGAACGGTCGACCCAAGCGTTCGGTACGATTACCTTCCACCTCATTGGGATCGCGTTGGCACTCTTTCTCGTCTACTACCTTCTCAAAGACGGCGACGACCTAGTCGACTGGCTCCACCGAACGGTCCCCCTCCCAATGGACAGCCAGCGCGATCTCTACACCGAAATTAATGACGTGATCTGGGGCGTTCTCTTCGGACACGTCTTCGTCGCCATCGTCCAGGGGGTCGTCGCCGGAGTCGGGCTCGTCGTTACTGGCGTTCCCAATGCGTTGTTCTGGACGGCTGTCATGATCGTTCTCGCGATGGTTCCGCTCGTCGGTGCAATCCCCGTCTGGGGTGGGGCGGTGGTCTACCTATATCTCACGAACGAACCGCTACTCGCCGTCGGATTATTCGTCTACAGCGTCATCGTGGTTGGGCTCACCGACGACTATCTCCGCCCATTCGCCGTCGACAGGTACGCGAAGCTCAATCCTGCTGTTATCCTCCTCGGTATCCTCGGCGGGGCGTACGCATTCGGGATTATGGGACTGTTCTTCGGTCCCGTCGTCCTCGGCGCACTCAAAGCCGCTCTTCGCGTCGGCTTGGATAACTGGTCCCAGATCGACGAGGAAAACGTCGGCTGA
- a CDS encoding hemolysin family protein produces the protein MDGLELTLRLLSGVLLILANGFFVAIEFALTRVRQYPKSEFDVPGLKRAWEMTQDLEIYLTSCQVGISATSIAVGIVAEPALASLIDPVFENTLLTSIGAGGILAFVIINLLHLTHGEQTPTYLGVERTKFVARYGATPLYWFAKLLYPVIVLGDSVAKWTLGLFGVEMTGAWLETETGRVESRADLRHRLGTLLDRGNLSEERQEEILNAFTVGERPVSDIMTDREDIIFLSTAVSAQENFDRIGTSPHTRFPLIGNDPADYRGVVYVPAVVDRIDELRRGEVTFEDIAAPPMTLRADTLISDAVDQFQDEHQELALVYDEDEENVVGLITATDALEAVMGEIEDPLDIKLKEQKSAPQ, from the coding sequence ATGGATGGTCTCGAACTAACGCTCCGTCTACTCAGCGGTGTTTTGCTCATCCTCGCAAACGGATTCTTCGTCGCGATCGAGTTCGCGCTCACTCGCGTGCGACAGTATCCCAAATCCGAGTTCGACGTCCCGGGACTCAAGCGAGCCTGGGAGATGACACAGGACCTCGAAATCTATCTCACGAGCTGTCAGGTCGGCATCTCTGCGACGAGTATCGCCGTCGGCATCGTCGCGGAACCGGCCCTAGCTTCGTTGATCGATCCAGTGTTCGAGAATACGCTGCTCACGTCGATCGGTGCGGGTGGCATCCTCGCGTTCGTCATCATCAACCTGCTCCACTTGACCCACGGTGAACAGACCCCCACGTATCTCGGGGTCGAGCGGACGAAGTTCGTCGCTCGGTATGGCGCGACACCGCTGTACTGGTTTGCCAAACTGCTCTACCCGGTCATCGTGCTCGGAGACAGCGTCGCCAAATGGACACTCGGGCTGTTCGGTGTCGAGATGACCGGCGCCTGGCTAGAAACCGAAACCGGCCGGGTCGAATCGCGGGCGGACCTCCGCCATCGCCTCGGGACCTTGCTCGACCGAGGGAACCTCTCTGAGGAACGGCAAGAAGAAATCCTGAACGCCTTCACTGTCGGCGAACGGCCTGTCAGCGACATCATGACCGATCGGGAGGACATTATTTTTCTCTCGACAGCCGTCTCTGCGCAGGAAAATTTCGATCGAATCGGAACAAGCCCGCACACGCGATTTCCCCTGATTGGTAACGATCCAGCCGACTATCGAGGGGTTGTCTACGTCCCTGCGGTTGTCGATCGGATCGACGAGCTCCGGCGTGGCGAGGTCACGTTTGAGGATATCGCCGCTCCACCGATGACGCTTCGAGCAGACACGCTCATCAGTGATGCCGTCGACCAGTTTCAGGACGAACACCAGGAACTCGCGCTCGTGTATGATGAGGACGAGGAGAACGTCGTGGGACTGATCACCGCGACGGACGCCCTCGAAGCGGTGATGGGTGAGATAGAAGACCCACTCGACATCAAACTCAAGGAACAGAAAAGCGCCCCCCAGTGA
- a CDS encoding ISH3 family transposase: MLRTQQADSRLHEDQILNFLVNTLDEEVSITLGENAQITSEEICEVLVGACADGTSISTLCENSANSPRANAVLYHLRTKFELEQLERVGNTLLQRDILDALPKQVEVVADLHLRPYYGDEDGTEGLYHSEAKRGTTAFHAYATLYARVKNKRYTLAVRRLVDGDTASSVLAEFLGILDGLDLGVKAVYLDREFYDSKCLTLLQAHNHAYVIPIIRWGQSIKQELSEGWSRVIHHDMTAKLDGHSWTVEFPVYIDCTYQNGRYDEHGVARHGYAADAPFINSPRDARYHYAKRFGIEASYRLSEQTIATTTTQDPAVRLLYVVVSLLLQNVWRYLHWEYVATPRRGGRRLWEWSYKEFTNMIRRAAWTALATRRAVPANRPPDDRFVR, encoded by the coding sequence GTGCTTAGAACCCAGCAAGCAGACAGTAGACTCCATGAGGACCAGATTCTTAACTTCCTCGTCAACACCCTTGACGAGGAAGTTTCGATCACTCTCGGTGAGAACGCTCAGATAACGTCGGAAGAGATCTGTGAGGTCCTCGTCGGCGCGTGCGCCGACGGGACCTCAATCTCGACACTTTGTGAGAATAGTGCTAACTCCCCTCGTGCCAACGCCGTCCTCTATCATCTTCGGACGAAGTTCGAGCTGGAACAGCTCGAACGAGTCGGAAACACACTCCTCCAGCGAGATATTCTCGATGCCCTTCCCAAGCAGGTGGAGGTCGTCGCTGACCTCCACCTGCGTCCCTACTACGGTGACGAAGACGGCACAGAGGGCCTCTACCACTCGGAAGCCAAGCGTGGAACAACCGCATTCCACGCGTACGCGACGCTGTACGCACGCGTGAAGAACAAACGCTACACGCTGGCGGTGCGCCGTCTTGTCGACGGCGACACCGCCAGCAGCGTCCTCGCCGAGTTTCTCGGTATCCTTGACGGCCTTGACCTCGGCGTCAAGGCCGTCTACCTCGATCGAGAATTCTACGACAGCAAGTGTCTCACGCTGCTGCAGGCGCACAACCACGCGTACGTCATCCCGATTATCCGGTGGGGTCAGTCGATCAAGCAAGAACTCTCCGAGGGCTGGAGTCGCGTGATTCACCACGACATGACGGCGAAACTCGACGGTCACAGCTGGACCGTCGAGTTTCCCGTCTACATCGACTGTACCTACCAGAACGGACGATACGACGAACATGGCGTGGCGCGTCACGGCTACGCCGCTGACGCGCCGTTCATCAATTCTCCTCGCGACGCTCGATACCACTACGCGAAACGCTTCGGTATCGAGGCCAGCTACCGACTCTCCGAGCAAACGATTGCGACGACTACGACACAGGATCCGGCGGTACGGCTGCTGTACGTCGTAGTGAGTTTGCTGTTACAGAACGTGTGGCGGTATCTGCACTGGGAGTATGTGGCGACGCCCCGCCGAGGCGGGCGTCGCCTCTGGGAGTGGTCGTATAAGGAGTTCACCAACATGATCCGACGGGCAGCGTGGACGGCCCTCGCGACGCGTCGGGCCGTCCCCGCAAACCGACCGCCGGACGACCGGTTCGTCCGGTAA
- a CDS encoding amphi-Trp domain-containing protein has protein sequence MPEEVLFQSEGSQSRSEIASYLRRVADKLDAGDDITLTAGEQSVTMTPPAQPTFEVKAEREGPTDSPGELSIEFEIEWGEDGDVGNGESGGGLEIE, from the coding sequence ATGCCCGAAGAAGTCCTCTTTCAGTCAGAGGGATCCCAAAGTCGATCGGAGATCGCGTCGTATCTTCGTCGAGTCGCAGACAAACTCGATGCTGGTGACGATATCACCCTGACCGCCGGCGAGCAATCAGTGACGATGACACCCCCTGCCCAACCGACGTTCGAGGTGAAAGCCGAGCGCGAGGGACCGACCGATAGTCCTGGTGAGCTGAGTATCGAGTTCGAGATCGAGTGGGGTGAAGATGGAGACGTCGGAAACGGTGAAAGCGGTGGTGGGTTGGAAATCGAGTGA
- a CDS encoding universal stress protein, giving the protein MASVDEVLVAFDGTPLSEKALAHALDVYSDASITVLHVIDYIEESYSAKALVGDETLQKRAQERSADLLTEAEARADEHDRVLKTESEVGKATDEILEYADTHGIDVIVIGSHGRSGVARMLMGSVAETVMKRASVPVTVVR; this is encoded by the coding sequence ATGGCCTCCGTCGACGAGGTGCTCGTTGCGTTCGATGGGACCCCGCTTTCGGAGAAGGCGCTGGCGCACGCGCTCGACGTGTACTCGGATGCATCGATTACCGTCCTTCACGTTATCGACTACATCGAAGAGAGCTATAGCGCGAAAGCACTGGTCGGAGACGAAACGCTCCAGAAGCGGGCCCAGGAACGATCAGCAGATCTTCTCACCGAGGCCGAGGCGAGGGCAGACGAGCACGACCGGGTACTTAAGACGGAAAGCGAGGTTGGCAAAGCCACAGACGAGATCCTCGAGTACGCGGACACACACGGCATCGACGTGATCGTCATCGGGAGCCACGGACGCTCGGGTGTTGCTCGAATGCTCATGGGTTCGGTCGCTGAAACGGTGATGAAGCGTGCATCAGTGCCTGTGACTGTCGTCAGGTGA
- a CDS encoding sodium:phosphate symporter: MDSSVDEILPQGRESGPLVLGAFVSLLLFLFAVQLLGASTAAAAAPLEQFFRRYVAGSGQALGASWLATYVLTNGSVVAALSVSLFKTGILTSSQLFLMLAGSRLGGAAIVLLIGMLDYFQKRRYSFGEATELGILTFLLSHSIYLPATVLGYLLLPRLQTGFGGVSNRIELSFDPLAAFDPATGAVVDTVGVGLALVVAVLVLFGSLTLFDGVLKRIDTEWLRKRFFHRFQHKWTPFGLGVLITGVTTSVAFSLGVVVPLYNRNYIKRKEIVPYVLGANIGTFFDTIVIAVLLESPQGVAIVLSLVAVGTIITVGTLVRFSTYFQAIETIQNRLVTNRRYLTGFLISLVVLPILLLLLPI, encoded by the coding sequence GTGGATTCGAGCGTCGACGAGATACTGCCACAAGGGCGTGAATCCGGCCCGTTAGTCCTCGGCGCATTCGTCTCCCTGCTACTGTTCCTGTTCGCAGTCCAGTTGCTGGGTGCATCCACAGCGGCTGCAGCTGCTCCACTCGAACAGTTCTTCAGGCGGTACGTCGCCGGGAGTGGGCAAGCCCTGGGTGCAAGCTGGCTCGCCACGTACGTGCTCACCAACGGATCAGTAGTAGCGGCCCTGTCCGTCTCGCTGTTCAAGACCGGGATCCTCACGTCCTCACAGTTGTTCCTGATGCTCGCGGGGTCACGCCTCGGGGGCGCCGCAATCGTCCTCCTGATAGGAATGCTGGACTACTTCCAGAAGCGGCGCTATTCATTCGGTGAGGCGACTGAGTTGGGGATACTGACTTTTCTCCTGTCCCACTCGATTTATCTACCGGCCACCGTCCTCGGATATCTCCTGTTGCCGAGACTCCAGACGGGATTCGGGGGCGTCAGTAACCGGATCGAACTCTCGTTCGACCCGCTGGCGGCCTTCGATCCGGCGACGGGGGCCGTCGTCGATACCGTCGGCGTGGGTCTGGCACTCGTGGTCGCCGTTCTCGTGCTGTTCGGCAGCCTCACGCTTTTCGACGGGGTGCTCAAGCGGATCGACACGGAATGGCTCCGCAAGCGGTTCTTTCACCGATTTCAGCACAAGTGGACCCCGTTCGGACTCGGCGTCCTCATTACCGGCGTGACGACCAGCGTTGCGTTCTCGCTGGGAGTAGTCGTCCCCCTCTACAATCGCAACTACATCAAACGGAAGGAGATCGTTCCCTATGTTCTGGGAGCGAATATCGGCACCTTCTTCGACACGATCGTCATCGCCGTACTGCTGGAATCCCCACAGGGCGTGGCTATCGTGCTCTCACTCGTAGCCGTCGGGACGATCATAACGGTCGGAACACTGGTTCGGTTCTCGACGTACTTCCAAGCTATCGAGACAATCCAAAACCGACTCGTTACCAACCGCCGGTACCTGACTGGGTTTCTCATCTCCTTGGTTGTCCTCCCGATACTTCTGCTCCTGCTTCCGATCTAG
- a CDS encoding helix-turn-helix domain-containing protein, translating to MSIDRDTFENTSEDELEDLSVPDQVLGFLAANDDRAFKAREIASQIGVDEGAVSTALSRLKDRGLVEHKATYWAVTDDAERLDGYSGYERATALFNDQLGTEDTEAWREHAPQEPHPSVGDEQ from the coding sequence ATGTCCATCGACCGAGACACCTTCGAGAACACGAGCGAGGACGAACTCGAAGACCTCTCTGTGCCTGATCAAGTTCTCGGATTTCTCGCCGCCAACGACGATCGGGCGTTCAAGGCTCGCGAAATCGCCTCTCAGATCGGCGTCGACGAGGGAGCGGTGAGCACTGCACTTTCACGATTGAAGGATCGCGGTCTGGTCGAACACAAGGCGACCTACTGGGCGGTGACTGACGACGCTGAACGCCTCGACGGGTACAGCGGCTACGAACGGGCGACCGCACTGTTCAACGACCAACTCGGTACAGAAGATACGGAGGCGTGGCGCGAGCACGCACCGCAGGAACCCCACCCGAGCGTCGGGGACGAACAGTGA
- a CDS encoding DUF7333 family protein, with amino-acid sequence MEFDFTRSVVPLAVIVAVATVALTAVMAPSTVFMMVLPSMIVFSIVAFFFGLKHGEFRASP; translated from the coding sequence ATGGAATTTGATTTCACGCGCTCGGTGGTTCCGCTCGCCGTAATCGTCGCCGTCGCAACGGTCGCGCTCACGGCCGTGATGGCTCCCTCTACGGTCTTCATGATGGTTCTGCCCTCAATGATCGTCTTCTCGATTGTCGCGTTCTTCTTCGGACTGAAACACGGCGAGTTCCGTGCCAGTCCGTAG